In [Clostridium] cellulosi, one genomic interval encodes:
- a CDS encoding Recombinase (High confidence in function and specificity): MDSRFFERVAMYLRKSRAEEGEETEVVLAKHRAQLSRYAAEHMINVVKIYEEVVSGDSLFSRPQMLQLLNDIENQEYTGVLCMDIDRLGRGNMKEQGLILETFKNSSTAIITPDKIYDLNNELDETQSEFKTFMARQELKMIKKRLSRGLHLTIEKGGYVSNIPFGYKRGYKNKVPTLVPDPEESKYVQMIFSLYNEGYGCQEICNRLNMLGVRPRRSDMFSRSSVRKILTNPVYIGKIVWGQKKHITTKSFNGRKRIVDNPKENWLVIDGLHQPIIDDETFETANALLQGKRHPPYRVGGVIMNPFSGLLFCRRCGRAMTRRAFGKNKAEYLLCPTTGCMKSSRLENIEHTLIGVLIEQLNTLSLQDENCSTDCHRINDINILENLKAREKKLQKQRNRLYDLLEQGIYTTEIFEERNNILTEQLNKLSAEIKTLEEKQKRKINQNDLSNIKITHLLQEYWNGTPEEKNKLLKCVIKKAFYYKAKNAGPNDYIIEVELRDVLA, translated from the coding sequence ATGGACAGTAGATTTTTTGAACGCGTCGCGATGTACCTTAGAAAATCACGGGCGGAGGAAGGTGAAGAGACGGAAGTTGTCTTGGCAAAACATAGAGCCCAACTGAGCCGCTATGCCGCCGAACATATGATTAATGTGGTCAAAATCTACGAAGAAGTTGTCAGCGGTGACAGCCTGTTTTCAAGGCCGCAAATGTTACAATTACTAAATGATATAGAAAATCAAGAATACACCGGCGTTTTATGTATGGATATTGACAGGCTCGGACGCGGAAATATGAAGGAACAGGGGCTTATTCTTGAAACATTTAAAAATTCCTCAACGGCAATTATAACACCCGATAAAATCTATGACCTTAATAATGAGCTTGATGAAACGCAAAGTGAATTCAAAACTTTTATGGCTCGTCAGGAACTTAAAATGATTAAGAAACGTTTAAGCCGCGGGCTTCATCTTACAATTGAAAAAGGCGGGTATGTTTCGAATATTCCTTTTGGGTACAAAAGAGGTTATAAAAATAAAGTTCCGACGCTTGTCCCTGACCCGGAGGAATCAAAATATGTTCAGATGATTTTCAGCCTTTACAACGAGGGTTACGGGTGCCAGGAAATATGCAACAGGCTTAACATGCTCGGTGTCAGGCCGCGCCGCTCGGATATGTTCAGCCGCAGCAGCGTAAGAAAGATACTGACAAACCCAGTTTACATTGGGAAAATAGTGTGGGGGCAGAAAAAACATATAACAACTAAGAGTTTCAACGGGAGAAAACGAATTGTAGACAATCCGAAAGAAAACTGGCTCGTAATTGACGGGCTACATCAACCCATTATAGACGATGAAACCTTTGAAACGGCAAATGCTTTGCTTCAAGGGAAAAGGCATCCGCCTTACCGAGTCGGCGGCGTAATAATGAACCCTTTTTCTGGGCTGCTCTTTTGCCGACGGTGCGGCCGCGCTATGACAAGACGAGCCTTTGGCAAAAACAAAGCCGAATACTTACTTTGCCCAACTACCGGATGCATGAAATCTTCACGCCTTGAAAATATTGAGCATACGCTTATCGGCGTACTAATTGAACAGCTTAATACTTTGTCGCTGCAAGACGAAAACTGCTCGACAGACTGCCACCGTATAAATGATATTAATATTCTCGAAAACCTTAAAGCGAGAGAGAAAAAACTCCAAAAACAGCGCAATCGGTTATATGACCTGCTCGAACAGGGTATTTATACAACTGAAATTTTTGAGGAGCGAAATAATATTTTAACTGAACAGCTCAATAAGCTCTCAGCAGAGATCAAAACCCTTGAAGAAAAGCAAAAAAGAAAAATCAATCAAAATGACTTATCAAATATAAAAATTACACATTTGCTTCAGGAATACTGGAACGGGACTCCAGAGGAAAAGAATAAGCTCCTTAAATGTGTAATTAAAAAAGCATTTTATTATAAAGCCAAAAACGCAGGTCCGAACGATTACATAATAGAAGTTGAACTGCGCGATGTGCTGGCTTAA
- a CDS encoding hypothetical protein (High confidence in function and specificity) — translation MRVYFNDENQTIVNNAFAVKSRSAELANVYVDVEPVQFNRGFYSVDMTFCFDVSVEVFDRPCGRTGRKPCIVSGIAVFNKRVILFGSEGNVKVFTSDHENVNNESCHYNDLPKAVVEAVDPVFLAARLVDADTPAEGAQIPEMFSEKLEGSFGCVVPLKLVLVTLGLFSIVKLERNVQMLIPAYDFCIPDKECVTSSSDPCDLFKNIKFPIDEFFPPRFNEHGTGSQGCGCGDSDREH, via the coding sequence TTGAGGGTATATTTTAACGACGAAAATCAAACAATTGTAAATAACGCATTTGCAGTAAAAAGCCGCTCCGCTGAATTAGCAAATGTTTACGTAGATGTTGAGCCGGTACAGTTTAACCGGGGATTTTATTCCGTAGACATGACATTCTGCTTTGATGTTTCTGTTGAGGTATTTGACAGACCATGCGGCAGAACAGGCAGAAAGCCATGCATTGTTTCAGGTATAGCTGTTTTTAACAAACGAGTAATTCTGTTTGGCAGTGAAGGAAATGTAAAGGTATTTACATCAGACCATGAAAATGTAAACAACGAAAGCTGTCATTACAATGACTTGCCGAAAGCGGTTGTTGAGGCCGTAGATCCGGTATTCCTTGCAGCAAGGCTTGTTGACGCCGATACTCCGGCAGAAGGCGCACAGATTCCAGAAATGTTCTCAGAAAAGCTTGAAGGAAGCTTCGGTTGTGTTGTTCCACTCAAACTCGTACTTGTGACTTTGGGACTGTTCTCTATAGTTAAGCTTGAGCGCAATGTCCAGATGCTCATTCCTGCTTACGACTTCTGCATTCCGGATAAAGAGTGTGTCACTTCAAGCAGTGATCCATGCGATCTGTTCAAAAACATCAAATTCCCAATTGATGAATTCTTCCCGCCTCGCTTCAATGAGCATGGTACTGGCAGTCAAGGATGCGGATGCGGAGATTCAGACCGTGAACACTGA
- a CDS encoding hypothetical protein (Family membership): MVVKSRKKDNIKRLKIIGGVIITAVAFYFFMAALSGLNPSDLSTERINWWLVCASAIIFGFATFVRALVYPYGIDKDMSIIDAWQIVAVGNAANMVLPFRAGEGIRLAVFPKRYSAAKRAKLAFIPGMADIGVILLLSVLAVYIADFKNPTFVSTLKIAVYGFLTLCALLFIIFLAIPKTRVEVISYFNKDTLNMLKWVFLSWIIMLLSIWVGFIAIGYGPLHSIQLSFGAFAGMNIACLIPSSPGNLGVFEWSVIVGLAELGIATIPAKAAGLVLHIIQYVGIVPLGIILYIRFFIHRNRTESLLFSRNSSWRAFGYKK; the protein is encoded by the coding sequence GTGGTCGTGAAAAGCCGCAAAAAAGACAACATAAAGCGACTTAAGATCATCGGCGGCGTAATCATCACAGCAGTAGCTTTCTACTTCTTTATGGCAGCTTTGAGCGGCTTAAATCCCTCCGACCTCTCTACAGAAAGAATCAACTGGTGGCTTGTATGCGCTTCCGCGATTATTTTCGGATTTGCAACATTTGTTAGGGCGCTTGTTTATCCGTATGGAATAGATAAGGATATGTCAATAATAGATGCATGGCAGATAGTTGCAGTTGGAAATGCAGCAAATATGGTGCTGCCGTTTCGGGCAGGTGAGGGCATAAGACTTGCTGTTTTCCCTAAAAGATACAGCGCTGCAAAAAGGGCAAAACTTGCGTTTATTCCCGGTATGGCTGATATTGGCGTGATATTGCTTCTCAGTGTTCTTGCTGTATATATTGCTGATTTTAAAAATCCGACATTTGTCAGTACCCTTAAAATAGCCGTTTACGGTTTTTTAACCTTATGTGCTCTTTTATTTATCATTTTCCTGGCGATTCCAAAAACACGCGTGGAAGTAATTTCATACTTCAATAAAGACACTTTAAATATGTTAAAATGGGTTTTTCTTTCGTGGATAATTATGCTCTTATCCATTTGGGTCGGGTTTATCGCGATTGGGTATGGCCCCTTACATTCTATTCAACTGTCGTTCGGAGCCTTTGCAGGGATGAATATTGCCTGCCTCATTCCTTCTTCTCCTGGAAATCTTGGAGTTTTTGAATGGTCTGTAATAGTGGGGCTTGCCGAACTTGGAATAGCTACCATACCGGCTAAGGCGGCTGGCCTTGTGCTTCACATAATTCAATATGTCGGAATTGTCCCGCTGGGTATAATACTTTATATACGCTTCTTTATTCATAGAAATAGAACCGAATCACTCTTATTTTCGCGCAATTCCTCGTGGCGGGCCTTCGGCTACAAAAAATAG
- a CDS encoding WecB/TagA/CpsF family glycosyl transferase (High confidence in function and specificity) produces MEKCNILGIQYDNTTVAKAAKDIYEFACSNARGYVVTPNAEIAETCFKNKELKTAVENADFILPDGAGVIMASKILGRPLKCRVTGVDTAKELLLIMSKTRKRLYLLGAKPGVSERAAENISAMYPGIVIAGTHHGYFKDDEEVISLINNADPDIVFVALGYPRQEIFMYNNYKRVNAVMMGIGGGVDIFAGEAKRAPDFFINHNLEWFYRLLKQPTRIGRMMKLPAYIIRAVFWKITSRKE; encoded by the coding sequence ATGGAAAAATGCAATATTCTTGGCATACAATATGACAATACCACAGTAGCTAAGGCTGCAAAAGATATATATGAATTTGCGTGTAGTAATGCAAGGGGGTATGTTGTAACTCCGAATGCAGAAATTGCCGAAACTTGTTTTAAAAACAAAGAATTAAAGACGGCTGTCGAAAATGCAGATTTTATATTGCCTGACGGTGCAGGCGTCATAATGGCTTCAAAAATATTGGGTAGACCGTTAAAATGCCGAGTAACTGGCGTTGATACAGCTAAAGAGCTGCTTTTGATCATGTCGAAAACAAGAAAACGTCTTTATTTATTAGGTGCAAAGCCTGGCGTGAGTGAAAGGGCAGCGGAAAATATATCGGCAATGTATCCTGGAATTGTAATTGCAGGAACTCACCACGGTTATTTTAAAGATGATGAGGAAGTAATCAGCTTAATAAATAACGCAGATCCCGACATTGTTTTTGTGGCGCTTGGTTACCCTCGTCAGGAGATTTTTATGTATAATAATTATAAAAGGGTAAACGCCGTGATGATGGGGATCGGAGGCGGCGTTGATATTTTTGCCGGTGAAGCGAAACGTGCGCCTGATTTTTTTATAAACCATAATCTCGAATGGTTTTACAGACTCTTAAAACAGCCAACAAGAATCGGCCGTATGATGAAATTGCCTGCCTACATAATAAGGGCCGTATTCTGGAAAATTACATCTCGAAAAGAATGA
- a CDS encoding hypothetical protein (High confidence in function and specificity) codes for MKVELLGYTPDPEKLIAAGAKFCYSRSSVDDIMDGLDAEKSASYVEMLSNLGHMSVMEHASFTFGIEGVSRSLLAQITRHRIASFSVQSQRYVRENMFEYVIPPQIADDEEAKREYIAAMEEDQRHYEKITAILKEKNLKRFLSEGMSEKAANSAAEKAAIEDARFVLPNACTTKIMMTMNCRSLMNFFALRCCNRAQWEIRNLAQEMFKLVYAVAPHVFENAGPACVCGSCREGKMSCGKAEEVRKKFEMLKKGANIPKSR; via the coding sequence ATGAAAGTCGAACTTTTAGGATATACACCGGATCCTGAGAAACTTATTGCTGCCGGTGCAAAATTCTGCTACTCAAGAAGCAGCGTTGACGATATTATGGATGGTCTCGACGCAGAAAAATCCGCTTCATATGTTGAAATGCTATCCAATCTTGGTCATATGAGCGTTATGGAACACGCTTCATTTACTTTTGGCATTGAAGGCGTTTCAAGGTCGCTTCTGGCTCAGATAACAAGACACCGTATTGCGTCTTTCAGCGTACAAAGCCAGCGCTATGTGCGTGAAAATATGTTTGAATATGTTATTCCGCCGCAGATTGCTGATGACGAAGAGGCGAAAAGGGAATACATTGCTGCCATGGAAGAGGACCAGCGCCATTATGAAAAAATAACTGCGATACTTAAAGAAAAGAACTTGAAACGGTTTTTAAGTGAAGGCATGTCCGAAAAGGCAGCAAATTCTGCTGCTGAGAAAGCAGCAATAGAGGATGCGCGCTTTGTGCTTCCCAATGCCTGCACTACTAAAATTATGATGACGATGAATTGCCGCAGCCTGATGAACTTCTTTGCATTGCGCTGCTGTAACCGTGCTCAGTGGGAGATAAGGAATCTTGCCCAGGAAATGTTCAAACTCGTCTATGCCGTTGCGCCGCATGTGTTTGAAAATGCCGGTCCTGCCTGCGTATGCGGAAGCTGTCGCGAGGGAAAGATGTCGTGCGGCAAGGCGGAGGAAGTACGGAAGAAGTTTGAAATGCTAAAAAAAGGCGCAAATATTCCAAAGTCGAGGTAA
- a CDS encoding guanylate kinase (High confidence in function and specificity), translating into MGKLYCLLGKSGSGKDTIFKLLMNDKSLRLSPVITYTTRPRREHETDGVEYNFITPEELMRLKAEGKIIEMRKYNTVKGVWYYCTVDDGKVNLENGDYLTIETLEGYNALKKYYGNSVVPLYLEVEDSERLIRSIMREREQRSPDYNELCRRFLADSEDFSEKKLIESGIIYRFQNIDAEKCANDIKKFILQKGNERSVC; encoded by the coding sequence ATGGGCAAACTTTATTGCTTGTTGGGGAAAAGCGGTTCCGGCAAAGATACTATTTTTAAATTATTAATGAATGATAAAAGTCTCCGGCTTTCTCCGGTAATAACATATACTACAAGACCGCGGCGTGAACATGAAACAGACGGTGTCGAATATAACTTTATTACACCTGAAGAACTTATGAGGTTAAAAGCCGAGGGTAAAATAATAGAAATGCGCAAATATAACACTGTAAAAGGTGTGTGGTATTACTGCACTGTTGACGACGGAAAAGTCAATTTGGAAAACGGAGATTACCTCACCATTGAAACTTTAGAGGGCTATAATGCCCTAAAAAAATATTATGGCAACTCCGTTGTTCCGCTCTATTTAGAGGTTGAAGACAGCGAACGGCTCATTCGTTCAATAATGAGGGAAAGGGAGCAGCGTTCGCCTGATTATAATGAGCTGTGCAGACGATTCCTTGCAGACAGTGAGGATTTTAGTGAAAAGAAGCTTATTGAATCTGGCATCATTTATAGATTTCAAAACATTGATGCTGAAAAATGTGCCAATGATATAAAAAAATTCATTTTACAAAAAGGTAATGAGAGGTCAGTATGTTAA
- a CDS encoding hypothetical protein (High confidence in function and specificity), which translates to MLKFRELQIEDKQLADKILYPLNYRLCEFCFGDLFLWRKIYNTEIAFENDFMFIRYLSDDKRYYLFPAGSGDIKSALRKIYRQALEEGDEFRLACITPEMKEEIEEYFPGVFEYTPVRSSFDYIYNASDLITLAGRKFHSKRNHISRFEKLGNWKYEDITKDNISLCEEMSDEWCKINGCKNNVGLFNESCAVKQAFKHFFDLGLSGGVLYLEGRVVAFSMGQKLCNDTYIVHIEKAFSDVEGAYTMINREFAAHNCQDFVYINREDDAGDDGLRKAKLSYHPAILLEKNYAVLKDGATL; encoded by the coding sequence ATGTTAAAATTCAGAGAATTGCAAATTGAGGACAAGCAGTTAGCCGACAAAATACTTTATCCGCTGAACTATCGCCTTTGCGAATTTTGTTTCGGTGATCTTTTTCTTTGGAGAAAGATATATAATACCGAGATAGCATTTGAAAACGACTTTATGTTTATAAGATATTTAAGCGATGATAAGAGATATTACCTTTTTCCCGCGGGGAGTGGTGATATCAAAAGTGCGCTTAGAAAAATATATAGACAAGCATTAGAAGAAGGCGATGAGTTTAGGCTCGCATGTATAACCCCGGAGATGAAAGAGGAAATTGAAGAATATTTTCCGGGAGTATTTGAATACACGCCTGTACGTAGTTCTTTTGATTATATCTACAATGCTTCAGATTTAATTACCTTAGCAGGCCGTAAATTTCACTCTAAACGCAACCATATTTCCCGTTTTGAGAAATTGGGTAATTGGAAATACGAAGATATAACAAAAGACAATATATCTTTGTGTGAAGAAATGAGCGACGAATGGTGCAAAATTAACGGCTGCAAGAATAATGTCGGTTTATTTAACGAGAGTTGTGCTGTCAAACAAGCTTTCAAACACTTTTTTGATCTTGGTTTGTCCGGTGGCGTCCTTTACCTTGAAGGACGGGTAGTGGCGTTTTCAATGGGACAGAAACTTTGCAATGATACGTATATTGTCCATATTGAAAAAGCTTTCAGTGACGTTGAAGGTGCCTATACCATGATTAATAGGGAATTTGCAGCTCATAACTGCCAAGATTTCGTTTATATTAACCGTGAAGATGACGCAGGTGACGATGGGCTTCGCAAAGCAAAATTGTCGTACCACCCGGCAATACTGCTTGAAAAGAATTACGCGGTGTTAAAAGACGGAGCCACTCTATGA
- a CDS encoding hypothetical protein (Family membership), with protein sequence MIRHAYRNERSDIFNIWRACFGDSKEYIDFFLDHSFDPEKCLVWDDNGHAVAMLHLRTADYTSKNKELNGKPVMYIYAAATLLEYQRRGIMSKLIAAANDEAAAHGCMFTFLLPASDSLYQYYAKLGYIAAFSIKRAILSRNDLMGLKSEQIIPDNTGKSPIEKRREHFLPSIQWREQELNYALREWNFVGGEIINFSGGYVMARKKEDVIEVKEACGRFEDVTAALLDKYDSLKYSFLLAPYAEYPFPTITAKYGMIKPLSIPENCNIIKEKPYVNLMLD encoded by the coding sequence ATGATAAGACACGCATATCGTAATGAGCGCTCAGATATCTTCAATATATGGCGTGCTTGTTTTGGCGACAGCAAAGAATATATAGATTTTTTCCTTGACCACAGTTTTGATCCTGAAAAATGCCTTGTCTGGGACGATAATGGACATGCTGTCGCCATGCTGCACCTGCGGACAGCGGATTATACTTCAAAAAACAAAGAATTAAATGGGAAACCGGTCATGTATATTTATGCTGCGGCGACGTTGCTAGAGTATCAGCGGCGTGGCATTATGTCAAAGCTCATCGCTGCTGCGAATGACGAGGCCGCGGCACATGGCTGCATGTTTACATTTTTGCTGCCGGCAAGTGATAGCTTATACCAGTATTACGCAAAGCTCGGTTATATTGCAGCTTTTAGTATAAAACGAGCAATACTTAGCAGAAATGACTTAATGGGATTAAAGTCAGAGCAGATAATTCCCGATAATACCGGCAAAAGTCCTATTGAAAAGCGCCGAGAGCATTTTTTGCCCTCTATCCAATGGAGAGAGCAGGAACTTAATTATGCTTTAAGAGAATGGAACTTTGTTGGCGGCGAGATAATCAATTTCAGCGGCGGCTATGTCATGGCGCGTAAGAAAGAGGATGTAATAGAAGTCAAGGAAGCATGCGGCAGATTTGAAGATGTTACCGCTGCTTTGCTTGATAAATATGATAGTTTAAAATATAGTTTTTTGCTTGCTCCATATGCAGAATATCCGTTTCCGACAATAACGGCTAAATACGGCATGATAAAGCCCTTATCTATCCCTGAAAATTGCAACATTATTAAAGAAAAGCCTTATGTCAATCTTATGCTCGATTGA
- the hisZ gene encoding ATP phosphoribosyltransferase regulatory subunit (High confidence in function and specificity), which produces MTRYGKMVPEGTCDLLFKECESLREVQNRMTELFKTRGFNEVITPSFEFYDVFTGKANAIPQEMMYKLIDSKGRIIALRPDNTMPVMRVAATKLKGFQPPLRLFYNQNVFRINPSLSGRKDEIPQCGIELLGLRGIKADLEVIATAIDTLKCVTGEFRIEIGHIGYFKAIIDGLKCSDEEKEQIRLYIESKNYAALTDILKENDNKSGYALNELPRLFGGEEVLDRAIEIAPNEAALDTIKYLRSIYDALCKMGYKDKVLIDLGLVQQIDYYTGVIFRGYIQNSGDYVLSGGRYDCLAESFGAEMAATGFGVNTEAIARCVNLNQKNNNPDVIIYYDAKNAKAAFEHMETLTSSGLICEMSGFDSIEETRNYAKIRGISRIDIVSVEKNSVSIQSEYLQ; this is translated from the coding sequence GTGACGCGTTACGGCAAAATGGTACCAGAAGGCACTTGCGATTTACTTTTTAAGGAGTGTGAATCTCTGCGTGAAGTGCAAAATCGCATGACTGAGCTTTTTAAAACACGCGGATTTAATGAGGTCATAACTCCGTCATTTGAATTCTATGATGTATTTACGGGCAAGGCCAATGCCATACCGCAGGAAATGATGTATAAATTAATCGATAGCAAGGGCAGAATTATTGCGCTTAGGCCCGATAATACAATGCCTGTAATGAGAGTTGCCGCAACAAAGCTAAAAGGTTTCCAGCCCCCTCTAAGACTGTTTTATAACCAAAATGTTTTCAGAATAAACCCGTCATTGTCCGGCCGAAAGGATGAGATACCGCAATGCGGTATTGAACTTCTCGGGCTTCGAGGCATTAAAGCGGATCTTGAGGTGATTGCGACTGCGATAGACACGCTGAAATGTGTTACCGGCGAATTCAGGATTGAAATTGGACATATCGGATATTTTAAAGCAATAATTGATGGGCTTAAATGCTCCGATGAAGAAAAAGAACAGATCCGCTTATACATAGAATCGAAAAATTATGCGGCTCTGACGGATATACTCAAAGAAAATGACAACAAGTCAGGATATGCATTAAACGAGCTGCCGCGTCTTTTTGGCGGGGAGGAAGTTCTGGACAGGGCTATTGAAATCGCGCCTAATGAGGCTGCATTGGACACAATTAAGTACCTTCGCTCTATTTATGACGCGTTGTGCAAGATGGGATATAAGGACAAAGTATTGATTGACCTCGGTTTGGTACAGCAGATAGATTACTATACCGGAGTTATCTTCCGCGGCTATATTCAAAATTCAGGTGATTATGTCCTTTCTGGCGGAAGATACGACTGTCTTGCAGAATCTTTTGGAGCTGAAATGGCTGCTACTGGGTTTGGTGTTAATACAGAAGCAATTGCCCGCTGTGTTAATTTAAATCAGAAGAACAACAATCCAGATGTTATAATATATTATGACGCCAAGAATGCAAAGGCGGCTTTTGAGCATATGGAAACGCTGACTTCATCCGGCCTTATATGCGAAATGAGTGGTTTCGATTCAATTGAAGAAACACGAAACTATGCAAAAATCAGAGGTATATCGCGCATTGATATTGTTTCAGTTGAGAAAAATAGTGTTTCCATACAATCAGAATATTTGCAATAG
- the hisG gene encoding ATP phosphoribosyltransferase (High confidence in function and specificity), translating into MKPLRIALTKGRLEKDTVELFEKIGFDCSKIRDKGRKLILPIPGTDIEIVLAKAADVITYVEHGVCDVGVVGKDTIMENGHSFYEVLDLGFGKCRFALAGPVGRPFFTGYNMKCIATKYPKVAREYFKKRGMDVQIIKIEGSVELAPLLGLSDAIVDIVETGTTLKENGLEIIEEICPISARMIINIASMKLKKEEIESLTKKIEAVKEANKQ; encoded by the coding sequence ATGAAGCCGCTGAGAATAGCGCTGACAAAAGGCCGGCTTGAAAAGGATACAGTCGAACTTTTCGAAAAAATAGGCTTTGATTGCTCAAAGATTAGAGATAAAGGGAGAAAGCTTATTCTGCCAATCCCGGGGACGGATATTGAAATAGTGCTTGCAAAAGCTGCAGATGTTATCACCTATGTCGAACACGGCGTTTGTGACGTTGGGGTTGTCGGCAAAGATACTATTATGGAAAACGGACATAGTTTCTATGAGGTTCTTGATCTTGGTTTTGGCAAATGCCGTTTTGCTTTGGCAGGTCCTGTTGGAAGACCCTTTTTTACAGGTTATAATATGAAATGTATAGCCACAAAATATCCAAAGGTCGCAAGGGAATATTTCAAGAAGCGCGGAATGGATGTCCAGATAATAAAAATAGAGGGTTCCGTTGAATTGGCTCCTTTGCTGGGGCTTTCTGACGCGATAGTCGATATAGTTGAAACAGGGACAACGCTTAAAGAGAACGGGCTTGAAATAATCGAAGAGATATGCCCGATATCCGCACGCATGATAATAAATATAGCCAGCATGAAGCTTAAAAAAGAAGAAATAGAAAGCCTGACGAAAAAGATTGAAGCGGTGAAGGAGGCAAATAAACAGTGA
- the hisD gene encoding Histidinol dehydrogenase (High confidence in function and specificity), translating into MKFVIADGQSELEALKAMQARSTEIDDNVTKTVQKIIADVRSRGDEALKEYTLKFDGVNTDCFELTSEDIDNAYNSVSGEIISALKRAAENIRDFHERQLQQSWLTTKENGIMLGQRVRGLKRVGIYVPGGRAAYPSSVLMNAIPAKVAGVKEIIMVTPPSKDGKVNPNILAAAKVAGVDRVFAVGGAQSVAALAYGTQTIPKVDKIVGPGNIFVATAKKLCFGVVDIDMIAGPSEILVIADETAEPKFLAADLMSQAEHDPMASAILLTTSKEIAEKTIEEIEKQKKALSKRSIIEESLENFGVVIVCKTLDDCINIANEIAPEHLELMVENPMEYLGRIDNAGSVFLGKYAPEPLGDYFAGPNHVLPTSGTARFFSPLSVDAFVKKSSFIYYTKEALEKGRDDIVALAECEGLTAHANSIKVRF; encoded by the coding sequence GTGAAATTCGTAATAGCTGACGGTCAAAGCGAATTAGAAGCTTTAAAGGCAATGCAAGCACGTTCAACAGAAATAGATGATAACGTCACGAAAACTGTTCAAAAGATTATTGCTGATGTGCGTTCCCGAGGAGATGAGGCCCTCAAGGAATATACTTTAAAATTTGATGGCGTCAATACCGATTGCTTTGAACTGACAAGCGAAGATATTGATAATGCATATAACTCGGTTTCCGGGGAAATTATATCTGCACTAAAGCGCGCCGCTGAAAATATAAGAGACTTTCACGAAAGGCAGCTTCAGCAGAGCTGGTTGACGACAAAAGAGAACGGTATAATGCTCGGTCAGCGCGTGCGGGGACTTAAAAGAGTTGGCATTTATGTCCCCGGGGGCAGGGCAGCGTATCCTTCATCTGTTCTTATGAACGCGATTCCTGCCAAGGTTGCGGGCGTTAAAGAGATTATCATGGTTACGCCTCCTTCAAAAGACGGAAAAGTCAATCCGAACATACTCGCCGCTGCCAAGGTAGCGGGAGTCGACAGAGTTTTTGCTGTCGGCGGCGCTCAGTCTGTTGCGGCTCTTGCCTATGGTACGCAGACTATACCGAAAGTTGATAAGATCGTTGGTCCAGGCAATATTTTTGTTGCCACAGCGAAAAAACTATGCTTCGGTGTTGTTGATATCGACATGATAGCCGGTCCGAGCGAAATTTTGGTTATTGCTGATGAAACGGCAGAACCAAAATTCCTTGCCGCAGATTTAATGTCTCAGGCAGAACACGACCCTATGGCGAGCGCTATCTTGCTGACAACTTCAAAGGAAATCGCCGAGAAAACCATAGAGGAAATTGAAAAGCAAAAGAAAGCGCTTTCAAAGCGCAGCATAATCGAAGAATCACTCGAGAATTTCGGTGTTGTGATAGTTTGCAAGACACTTGACGACTGCATCAATATTGCCAATGAAATTGCTCCGGAGCATCTTGAGCTAATGGTTGAAAACCCAATGGAGTATCTGGGACGTATTGATAACGCAGGCTCAGTGTTCCTCGGCAAATACGCGCCAGAACCGCTCGGCGATTATTTTGCTGGTCCGAATCACGTTCTGCCGACGAGCGGGACGGCAAGGTTCTTCTCACCGCTCTCAGTTGACGCATTTGTGAAAAAATCCAGTTTCATTTATTATACTAAAGAAGCCCTTGAAAAGGGCCGTGATGATATCGTCGCTCTTGCAGAATGCGAAGGCCTTACGGCACACGCAAATTCTATAAAGGTGCGATTTTAA